From Poecile atricapillus isolate bPoeAtr1 chromosome Z, bPoeAtr1.hap1, whole genome shotgun sequence, one genomic window encodes:
- the LOC131573870 gene encoding killer cell lectin-like receptor subfamily F member 1, with amino-acid sequence MAGDVTYAAVAMLPRERPHTPSGTSNPGSTITYAELHVKRPHGNSRAETSAPDCRHRCSAWFYVALVLAVLVLILLGVVAIQAKQFLKGRAGKSESLPQYGLNTSSDISSERTVSAALLKWLMEELCENGQGTTCELCPAGWQLHRSRCYFFSEEARSWEDSQKNCLARKSQLLVIEDEIEMEFIDNKDKDTKYIWIGLDTEDMEKTWSSVEDHTVKKKRTALRSIEADKNCAVYRRKNVIQADNCQTLKEWICKKNATLLVL; translated from the exons ATGGCAGGGGATGTCACTTACGCGGCCGTGGCAATGCTGCCGAGGGAAAGGCCACACACTCCTTCAGGAACATCAAACCCAG GAAGCACGATCACATACGCTGAGCTGCACGTGAAGAGACCCCATggaaacagcagagcagagactTCCGCTCCTG ACTGTCGGCACAGGTGCTCAGCCTGGTTCTATGTGGCACTGGTCCTGGCAGTCCTTGTGCTCATCCTACTGGGAGTCGTGGCCATACAGGCCAAGCAAT TTTTGAAGGGCAGAGCGGGAAAATCAGAAAGTTTGCCCCAGTATGGTCTGAACACCAGCAGTGACATTTCTTCAGAGAGGACTGTCTCAGCAGCACTCCTGAAATGGCTCATGGAGGAGCTGTGTGAAAATGGACAGG GGACAACATGTGAGTTGTGTCCCGCCGGGTGGCAGCTGCACAGGAGCAGATGTTACTTCTTCTCTGAGgaggccaggagctgggaggacAGCCAGAAAAACTGCCTGGCCAGGAAATCCCAGCTGCTTGTCATTGAGGATGAAATTGAGATG GAATTTATAGACAACAAAGACAAAGATACCAAATATATTTGGATTGGCTTGGACACTGAAGACATGGAGAAAACATGGAGTTCAGTGGAAGAtcacacagtaaaaaaaaagag GACAGCTCTAAGAAGCATCGAGGCTGACAAGAACTGTGCTGTCTatagaaggaaaaatgtaatCCAGGCAGATAACTGCCAGACATTAAAGGAGTGGATCTGTAAGAAGAACGCAACCTTGCTGGTGCTCTGA